From a single Oceanobacillus kimchii X50 genomic region:
- a CDS encoding YtzH-like family protein — translation MTLNISNQLALLSDILDEQHGECCASVSECQQIGRLVQSILDREQITDEQLLTILPEIYNYGRQGEEAQSLPDHVSSNKNNIKHWINAIEQTNLK, via the coding sequence ATGACATTAAATATATCCAATCAATTAGCGTTACTATCAGACATACTTGACGAACAACACGGAGAATGCTGTGCTTCAGTAAGTGAGTGTCAACAGATTGGAAGGCTTGTTCAATCCATACTTGACCGAGAGCAAATCACGGATGAACAACTTCTTACTATTCTGCCTGAAATATATAATTATGGCAGACAAGGCGAAGAAGCACAAAGTCTGCCGGATCATGTAAGTTCAAATAAAAATAATATAAAACATTGGATAAATGCAATTGAACAAACTAACTTAAAATAA
- a CDS encoding phosphotransferase family protein — protein MIKWLEQALGTGWNITPAGGLTGDAFIAEKNGRRLFLKRNSSPFLAVLSAEGIVPKLIWTKRMENGDVITAQEWLEGRSLNVYEMQQQNVADLLNKIHHSTELLHMLLRMGKKPVTSDESLKSIKYKLDKQGMIDSYSEVIEAIHYLEKLLPETRDQQLAVCHCDINHNNLILTSEENIFLVDWDNAMIADPATDIGMLLKWYLPKEDWVPWLKQYGIEPSQNLFTRMYWYLLHDSLHFLSWHNTRNEPEKVRQRLWDLQELNDQIRSLF, from the coding sequence ATGATTAAGTGGCTTGAGCAAGCTCTAGGCACAGGGTGGAATATTACTCCAGCAGGAGGTCTTACTGGGGATGCTTTTATAGCGGAAAAGAACGGGAGACGTTTATTTTTAAAACGTAATTCTTCACCGTTTCTTGCTGTATTATCTGCTGAAGGAATTGTTCCTAAATTAATTTGGACGAAACGTATGGAAAATGGTGATGTCATTACCGCACAAGAATGGTTAGAAGGTCGTTCACTAAATGTTTATGAAATGCAACAACAAAACGTGGCTGATTTATTAAATAAAATACATCACTCTACAGAGCTTTTGCATATGCTGCTAAGAATGGGAAAGAAACCAGTTACTTCAGATGAAAGTTTAAAATCAATAAAATATAAACTTGATAAACAAGGGATGATCGATAGTTACAGTGAAGTAATAGAGGCTATCCATTATTTAGAGAAATTGTTACCGGAAACTCGCGACCAGCAGCTCGCAGTATGTCATTGTGATATAAATCATAATAACCTTATACTAACAAGTGAAGAAAATATCTTTTTAGTTGATTGGGATAATGCCATGATTGCTGATCCAGCAACAGATATTGGTATGCTTTTAAAATGGTATTTACCAAAAGAAGACTGGGTTCCATGGTTAAAACAATATGGCATAGAACCAAGCCAGAATTTATTTACTCGCATGTATTGGTATTTATTACATGATTCCCTCCATTTTTTAAGTTGGCATAATACAAGAAATGAACCGGAAAAGGTTCGCCAACGTCTATGGGATTTACAGGAATTAAATGATCAAATAAGAAGTTTATTTTAA
- a CDS encoding diacylglycerol/lipid kinase family protein: MGSREHGKLMFIFIVNPTAGEGRAKYIFSQIQQMEQYRTLLEKKVYFTDYPTHAEIIVREILHEYNKKLKGLFIVGGDGTMHEVINGLDNVNNHIPISFIPSGSGNDFAKGINLKKHALKVDAFNQPIDYWFCVYKTNNCIRKMVNSLGFGFDAEITENANSARSKKYFNSLGIGKMVYLASLVKVLRTYKPKNMQVSIDGITRKLNNCWMVSIGNHPYYGGGLKILPHAKNNRNKMYGIIIHTIPKWKVLLLFISVIFGWHRYFKEVELFEADTVEVLSDKYICYQVDGQTDYTVNCKIKKDKNPISVIINKKQ; the protein is encoded by the coding sequence ATGGGAAGCAGAGAACACGGAAAGCTAATGTTTATATTTATTGTGAATCCGACAGCTGGAGAGGGAAGAGCAAAGTATATTTTTTCACAGATACAACAAATGGAACAATATCGTACGCTGTTAGAAAAAAAGGTATATTTTACAGATTACCCAACTCATGCAGAGATAATAGTGAGAGAAATTTTACATGAATATAATAAGAAGCTAAAAGGATTATTTATTGTTGGTGGAGACGGAACTATGCATGAAGTAATAAATGGTTTAGATAATGTAAATAATCATATCCCCATTTCATTCATTCCCAGCGGTTCAGGAAATGATTTTGCTAAGGGAATTAATTTGAAAAAACACGCTTTAAAAGTCGATGCTTTCAATCAACCAATTGATTATTGGTTTTGTGTATATAAAACCAATAATTGCATTCGAAAAATGGTCAATAGTCTAGGTTTTGGATTCGATGCTGAAATTACCGAGAATGCAAATAGTGCAAGATCAAAAAAGTATTTTAACTCATTAGGGATAGGAAAAATGGTTTACTTAGCTTCTCTTGTAAAAGTTCTGCGCACATATAAGCCTAAAAATATGCAGGTTTCTATCGATGGAATAACAAGAAAGTTAAATAATTGTTGGATGGTATCTATTGGTAACCATCCATATTATGGTGGAGGTTTAAAGATATTACCTCATGCAAAGAATAATCGAAATAAAATGTATGGTATAATCATTCACACAATACCTAAATGGAAAGTACTTCTATTATTTATATCGGTAATTTTTGGGTGGCATCGTTATTTTAAGGAAGTTGAGTTATTCGAAGCTGATACGGTCGAGGTATTATCAGATAAATATATTTGCTATCAAGTAGATGGACAGACAGATTATACTGTTAATTGTAAAATAAAAAAAGATAAAAATCCAATCTCAGTTATAATAAATAAAAAGCAATAA
- a CDS encoding NERD domain-containing protein, with product MAQLIKLQDYISRYEWDTYRYPTQYIRQKKDQWERLYQIWQQPEMDREKVDEPVETSKEGILQRWKKRIRRKDIYVESIESENHGKEDAYESLPSSEKDLKHYFLDQLFDIQMKWATSTVSRVSVVESKFYHDELLRFLLQRFPDTYFVMYMPVFEIKQAPVESDILLISPLDVEIIHFLEVEKEAVIMAGEERTWTVTRGEDNERVINPLISLKRSEKWIQGILQLHNIDIPVKKTVISRTNRILYATAPYQTKVVDRVAFEGWLNEKRNLSSPLKKTQLHVAECLLKQSISNSIRRPEWEAENTES from the coding sequence ATGGCGCAATTAATCAAATTACAAGATTATATATCACGTTATGAGTGGGACACTTATCGTTATCCTACGCAATATATACGTCAAAAAAAAGATCAATGGGAAAGGCTTTATCAAATATGGCAGCAACCAGAGATGGATAGGGAAAAAGTAGATGAACCTGTAGAGACATCAAAAGAAGGAATACTCCAAAGGTGGAAAAAACGTATAAGAAGAAAAGATATCTATGTAGAGTCAATTGAATCAGAAAATCATGGAAAGGAAGATGCGTATGAGTCTTTACCATCTTCTGAAAAAGATCTTAAGCATTATTTTTTGGATCAATTGTTTGATATACAAATGAAATGGGCAACTTCTACGGTCTCAAGAGTATCAGTAGTAGAATCAAAATTTTATCATGATGAACTTCTTCGTTTTTTATTACAACGTTTCCCTGATACATACTTCGTCATGTACATGCCTGTATTTGAAATAAAACAAGCTCCAGTAGAATCAGATATACTTTTAATTAGTCCTTTAGATGTTGAAATAATACATTTTCTTGAAGTAGAGAAAGAAGCTGTAATTATGGCTGGCGAAGAACGTACATGGACTGTGACTAGAGGAGAAGATAATGAACGAGTTATTAACCCATTAATTTCTTTAAAAAGGTCAGAGAAATGGATTCAAGGCATCCTGCAGCTACACAATATAGACATTCCGGTTAAGAAAACGGTAATTTCTCGAACCAACCGTATTTTATATGCAACAGCACCATATCAAACAAAGGTGGTAGATCGGGTAGCTTTTGAAGGATGGCTAAATGAAAAAAGAAACCTTTCATCTCCATTAAAAAAAACACAACTACATGTAGCTGAGTGTTTATTAAAACAATCAATTTCTAATTCAATTCGACGTCCTGAATGGGAAGCAGAGAACACGGAAAGCTAA